The sequence TATGACACGGGGACCAGTGTAATGAATATGTGTGGAGGCGTGAATGACAGGAGCAAAACCTTCTGAGAATTAGCAAATCACAGTAGCAACAAGTCCtactgaaaatttttttttttaaatatctctcataatttgaatcaaaatcatcacaattttcgttctttcttatttttcaaaaaaaactatttatcCTTTCTtacttttcaaaaaaaattttttttttcattttaaaacaatttattaagaaacaaacattttttactCTAATTTTTACCTTTCGCCctatcatctttttcttgGAAAAATCCAAGTAACTAAAAAAGGCCCaagtattttcatgtatttcaaaatattagatAAAATCACCACGAAATCTAAAAATGTCtataaaagaaatttatgGAATTATTGTAATTATCATATAATGCCCGACTATCATTCAACTATCAATGAATCTGATGgaaatgattatgattatgtatAAGTAGTTTACTGCGGAGTTTATTACTAGTATAACTGATGAATGTCATCATACTGAGAATTCACTGACAAACAATCtatgaattgtttttgttgtatTTGTATTCATTGCTGATAGTTGCCAGTTCTTTGTATCGCGCTAGTGGAATGGCCGAAGGCTTTTAGTAGAGAATAATGGGTTAATATTGAATGCGCTGTGTATAGTGGCAGCGTCAGGCAGCGGCAGGCAGCAGCAGGCAGCGGTGTACAGCGGCGTTCAATGTGTTGCCTTCAACACTACTACACTATTGCGACATACAGCACACATACTCGACACACACCAcacacaccacacacacaGCCAGACGCGCTCAACTACCAGCTACCTATCTGAAAGGTAAGACCATTTCTACCTCTGATTTCTAAATACTGCGACCATAATAACTGTTCATCAATCACGATCAATTGGTTATTAGACCGAAAATGGATTAACTTTGCTTTTTGTTTTCTTCCACATAATAACACGTAGTATATACACAATGGCCGAATAGCAGCCATGCTGACCTAGATACTTGTCAATTATATCTGAATGTCAAATAATAACTGTCTGTATTGCTAGGTTGAAGTGGCTTGCATAATGATACATCTAAGCTCAAAATTCTAACAACTCATCGCATACAGCCTACTAAGAATATCATGAAAAACATATGGCTTGTGGAATTGTCACTAATTTCCAATTTTAATGACTGATcgcagattttatgaatttgtcgTTTTTTTAAAAGCATGACTACATGGCTCGTAGAGCACGTTGAACAACTAGTCGCATTATACAAACAACATCCCGAACTGTGGGACTGCGGAGTGAAAGAATATTACAATAAAGATGATCGTAGCGCGGCGATCAAACGTATATCACGAGAAATACGCAAACCAGGTATAACTAATAGACACAACCGACCGATATTCAGGACACAGATTCATTCTTCAACGTTccaaatttttctatttttttctattacaGAAGGCGACGTATTGAAGAAGATAAAATGTCTACGGACGTACTACTGTCGCGAATTAAAAAGCATCAATTCGTTGAGTGATAAGGCGAAATGGATGCACTTCGATAGCTTGGACTTCCTCCGCGATCACGTCACGCTCAAGTCAAGGACGCCTCAGGTAAAACTATTGAACGactgaaactaataaattCAAACACTGATtacacaatttcaaaatcaatcccCGTTTCGATCCTGGCAGGTGAGGtcggtttgtaagggacaccggAAGACACCAGGGTTAAACATTACTTTAAAGTGCAAAAAACGATTGAAGAATCAATTTCAATGCAACCTTTAATAATGAACGGGAATTAACTGGGTTAACGAAGGATTCATTCGTAATTTCAGATGGAAGAGGATAACACGAGCGTTGCATCTTTATCGGAGGTTCAAAACGAGTACGGGCATCAATCGGGCGTCGACTGGTCGACGGTTAAAGACGAACCGATCGATGATCTCGAAGACGACGTTAATTCACCGTTAGAACTTCAAATCGAAGCCACACCTACGACGACGCCGAGACTCGCGACGACGGCGCCGCCGAAAGCTTTTACACCTCCGCCTCAAACGACGAGGAAAACAACGCTGAAACGTAAAGCGTCTCCGCACAGTCGAGCTGAGGCGTGGTTACATCAGAATAAAGAGCAGAAGATCGAAGATCCGACGCAACAGGATTCGGAACCGAGCGAAAACGACGTTCTGTTCGGTAAGATCGTCGCCGAAGAACTACGTCACGTTCACGACGCTCAAACTAAACAACTCGCTAAACTACGAATACAAGCGTTACTGTTCGAGGCGCGATTCGGAACGTCCATCGAAATGAAGAGTTTCGATCGACCGACCGGTTCTCGGCAGACGTATTTGACGGAATCGAACGTAGCCGCGCCGACCTCGCATCACATTCCCGGTAACAGAGACGCCGAGATCAACAGGAAATCGATGGTCGCCGAATCGTCGTCTCCGAAACAGCGGCCGAAATCTCCCGTCGTCGTTTATCATCAATCTAATCTCAGTCCGGTCGCTTCTCCCATATAAATCATCATCGTTCATCAATGTTATTAAATATTCGCTAACACACCAGTGTTAGAACTGTTctattaaataaataaaacaaaattcatcatcattcaaGTCGCCGGTGTTAACtcgttagattggttatataactaagtttgtcttagaccggtcttaagtcaaGGCTATGCAACGGGCCCCTGGTAGTATGCACAGTTTTGACTTCTAAAaatccaaaagtggtctttcCATAAGTGGTCGAAAGAAACTGGAAATTTAAGTTGTTAAATTGACTGTTGACTGTTGAACAAAGATGaacttagactgatcttaaatcTATGCCATGATTCATTGCTAGTAAGCAAGTTAGCCTCACACAGAAACATGAAGAATTGAGAACTCTCAACTCAAAATGAGTTTCTGCATTTAACCTACGAGAAGAATCGAAACGTTGTTGTTTACTGTTTACAGACAGGATGATGATTGACCGTGGGGAAAATACCAACTGTCTCTAGACGTTTGTGTCTTCACCACTCGGATCAAAACAACTCACACAATGACAGACGATGAAATAAACGTCAACACAGAATGAGGAGGAGTGATCCTCATTTTCCTCCTATCCGTGCATCGCTTGTTTATCCCACAAGATTTCGCTATCTAAATTCGAAGGTGTTTTTAGTATTGTTGAATGAATAAAGGGGACGCCACATGTACGGCGTAAAAATTAAGGTTCTTTGTGCTTGAACTAGGAACAAACCTCTTCAGAACAAACATCTCGTCTTTAGAATCCAGAAATCAGAAGCCCTCATAAACCGAGAAATAAGGTATCAGTTTCAAAATTTGACgaatatttcttatgataGTTCAGTAAATTCGATTGACATTTGCAGTTTGAAACGTTGCGCGTCACGTTGACGTTCGTTCCGTTCGTTCGCAGGAATCACGTACACAGACACTGCTAGTTATAATTAACCAATCAGACAACAGAAAGAAAGAGACAAGGTGAAACATCAGTCACTAGATCATgccttttttttcaattacatGGATCTGGAACCTGCAATTCTGCCAACTACATCATtcaaatttcttctttctttctttctttctttctttctaatCTTTCATTATGTTttctttataatttttttcttcatatttccgtcttaaattttgatttaatcattccTATAAAAATTCTTCGTATTTCCCATTGTTTGAATTCTACAATTCAACAAACTTTCATTCTtatctaatgttttctttgCAGTCAGTCCTTCAACAACTTCATAAACTCAAACAATAGAAAAATCCTTATTTTTTCCTTGTTTCATTCGAAAACACCTGTAGTTTTTTCCTCTATTTTCACACTCATGCTTCCATTTCTTTCTTGAAAGAAATCAGTGTTCTAAGTAATTGAAAACAGACCAAACCAGAAAATATCGTGAATACACTAAATTATTCATCAATATCACTAAAAACTTCcgcaattttgaaattaaatcagttatctttcaaatattcaacagTAAATTAGTTAAATTAACCCAGTTCTAGTGATCTAAAATATCAGCACATTTTTAAGGGATCTCAAGCGAACCCCTGATCTCATTGTCAGTAATCCATTTGTGGAATTGTATGTAAATTCTGATAAACTGCTCTTGAGTCGTTCAAAATGCTGCCTTCAGAGACCAGTTTCATACGAAGCAGCGATAAATTATCTTAATCTGAATATTCTGAGCAGCTGAGACCAGT is a genomic window of Tubulanus polymorphus chromosome 5, tnTubPoly1.2, whole genome shotgun sequence containing:
- the LOC141906071 gene encoding uncharacterized protein LOC141906071, with translation MTTWLVEHVEQLVALYKQHPELWDCGVKEYYNKDDRSAAIKRISREIRKPEGDVLKKIKCLRTYYCRELKSINSLSDKAKWMHFDSLDFLRDHVTLKSRTPQMEEDNTSVASLSEVQNEYGHQSGVDWSTVKDEPIDDLEDDVNSPLELQIEATPTTTPRLATTAPPKAFTPPPQTTRKTTLKRKASPHSRAEAWLHQNKEQKIEDPTQQDSEPSENDVLFGKIVAEELRHVHDAQTKQLAKLRIQALLFEARFGTSIEMKSFDRPTGSRQTYLTESNVAAPTSHHIPGNRDAEINRKSMVAESSSPKQRPKSPVVVYHQSNLSPVASPI